In the genome of Virgibacillus doumboii, the window CATCCGGAATACTTCAAAGCGTGTGTTGATATTTTCGGACCGTCTGATTTATTTACATTCGTTAATTCTGTGCCACCTCACTGGAAACCGATTATGGACCGCTGGCTGGGTGACCCGGAAACGGATAAGGAACGCTTTGTCCGGGATTCACCGGTAACCTATCTGGACGACATGACCAAGCCGATGCTCGTTATTCAGGGGGCAAAGGATCCGCGGGTGGTTAAAGAAGAATCTGATAATATCGTCGCTAAACTTCAGGAAGAAGGCCGCGATGTTGAATATCTCGTGCTGGATGACGAAGGGCACGGCTTTTCGAAAAAAGAAAATGAAATTAACGTTTACAATCGTATGCTGGACTTTTTGGAAAAGCATCAGGGGTAAGAATTATGGGGCAGGTGAATCTTTACATGGGTTCACCTGCTTCATTTCTATAATCGTTTGTAAAACTAAAAAAGTGGCATGATTTTTTAAAAGAATCATGCCACTTTTCTGCTTTTGGATTCGAATATAGGAGTAGAATACTAAAACTTATAGCTGCATGTTGCAATAGCGTGTTCCGTAGCAGAGATAAGATCTTCATTTCCTTTTTCTTTTCTGATTTCCAACGCCTTATTGAAGTAATCCAGTGCACGTTGAAATTCTTTTTGGTCAAACAGGTTTTTTCCATAATGCTCGTAGACAAAGTCCAAGTATCCACGGTAATGTGGATCCTTATCAGCCGTGTCCATTAGCTCTTCAAACATTTTGTTGGATACCTTAAAGTTGTTTTCCCACTGGTATGTATTTGCCAAACGGATTTTATTAACAAATACACTTTGCTGGTTGTCTGTTTTTTCAGCAAGTTCAATTGCTGTATTGAGGTGTTTTTTACTATCCTCAATCTCACCAATAATTCGTAAAAAATACCCTAGTAAACCATGCATGGTACTTTTCTCATGGTCACTATATGTATCATTATTAAGCTGTTCCTTGATATATAACATCCCCTGAAGCATGCCCATTTGATCTTTGGGCACTTCCCGTAAATTGGGTCCGAACTTAAACTTCATATTATGTGGGATATCTGCAATTTTCATAAATCATCACCTCACTGCTTACAACCAGTATACATGAAATAATTACAGTTGATGTACACATCTGCTCAATTTAACATACACATAGTAACACCACCCCTCTGCCAAAAAAAGTAATTGACCGCTAAAGCTTGTCTCGGTTAAAATATAATAGTCCTTTTTTAAAAGCGGGTGGACGTAACCAGTCAAATACAGAAAGGTGGATAGAGGTTGTAAGCAAGAAAAGCGCCTGAACTATTTTCGGACGGAAAAGAAGATAGTTGACGAGGTGGAGGTTAATCGAATTTTTCGGCGGATTCCTCCCGGTTGCACATCCCAACCGTCATGCTTTTTTCTGAAAACAATGAGGCAACTTGTTGCATAAAAGAATGAAGCGGGATGAGACTATGAACAAACACGAGAAAGGGGCAACAAAACGCCCCATAACAGAGGTCCGAGGCAGGAGGTCGGAGGTCAGATAATGAAATCGGCTAATTCGCCGATTTCCACTAATCCGCTCTCTGACTTCTGACATCT includes:
- a CDS encoding tetratricopeptide repeat protein, which encodes MKIADIPHNMKFKFGPNLREVPKDQMGMLQGMLYIKEQLNNDTYSDHEKSTMHGLLGYFLRIIGEIEDSKKHLNTAIELAEKTDNQQSVFVNKIRLANTYQWENNFKVSNKMFEELMDTADKDPHYRGYLDFVYEHYGKNLFDQKEFQRALDYFNKALEIRKEKGNEDLISATEHAIATCSYKF